The Xiphophorus maculatus strain JP 163 A chromosome 23, X_maculatus-5.0-male, whole genome shotgun sequence genome contains a region encoding:
- the LOC102235708 gene encoding alpha-2Db adrenergic receptor-like → MDLMDLNVLLENVSRDGNITDAPLSLPYPEAATALIILVVIVMISVTIVGNVLVIVAVLTSRALRAPQNLFLVSLASADILVATLVIPFSLVNEVMGYWLFGSTWCAFYLALDVLFCTSSIVHLCAISLDRYWSVTKAVSYNLKRTPKRIKSMITVVWVISTIISFPPLLMTKHDERKCELTDETWYILSSCLVSFFAPGLIMILVYCKIYKVAKQRSSTVFVAKNGLEREPSQSETCFVRKDRFEVESPSSLSSGSHQQRQGELDDIDLEESCYSSDTKPRHHRFTKRRKVEGSECCPPQSCRLSWASARASQPFPEQKNPAERQQLGAANKTKVAQMREKRFTFVLAVVMGVFVLCWFPFFFTYSLHAICRNSCTIPDALFKLFFWIGYCNSSVNPIIYTIFNRDFRKAFKKIICRTSKRS, encoded by the coding sequence ATGGATTTGATGGATTTAAATGTGTTGCTGGAAAACGTTTCCAGGGATGGCAACATCACCGACGCACCGCTCTCACTGCCGTACCCGGAGGCAGCCACGGCACTCATCATACTTGTAGTTATTGTTATGATTTCTGTGACTATTGTAGGCAATGTATTAGTTATTGTTGCGGTTTTGACCAGCAGGGCACTCCGTGCGCCACAGAACCTTTTTCTGGTCTCCCTGGCGTCGGCGGACATCCTAGTTGCCACGCTGGTCATCCCGTTCTCTTTAGTCAATGAGGTGATGGGTTATTGGCTCTTTGGAAGTACTTGGTGCGCCTTCTATCTGGCTTTGGACGTGTTGTTTTGCACCTCATCCATCGTGCACCTGTGCGCCATCAGTCTGGACCGCTACTGGTCAGTGACAAAGGCTGTGAGTTACAACCTGAAGCGAACGCCGAAGCGCATCAAGTCCATGATCACTGTGGTGTGGGTGATATCTACCATCATCTCCTTCCCCCCTCTTCTCATGACCAAGCACGACGAGAGGAAGTGCGAGCTGACTGACGAGACCTGGTACATCCTCTCCTCTTGCCTGGTGTCCTTCTTCGCTCCGGGTCTCATCATGATTCTGGTTTACTGTAAGATCTACAAAGTGGCCAAGCAGCGCTCGTCCACCGTGTTTGTGGCCAAGAACGGCCTGGAGAGAGAACCTTCCCAGTCGGAGACCTGCTTCGTCAGGAAGGACCGGTTCGAGGTGGAGAGCCCCAGCAGCCTGAGCTCCGGCAGCCATCAGCAGAGGCAAGGGGAGTTGGACGACATCGACCTGGAAGAGAGCTGTTACTCCTCGGATACCAAGCCCCGCCATCACCGCTTCACCAAGCGCAGAAAGGTGGAGGGGTCGGAATGCTGCCCTCCGCAGAGCTGCCGCCTCTCGTGGGCTTCGGCCCGGGCGTCACAGCCATTCCCGGAGCAGAAGAACCCCGCCGAGCGACAGCAGCTGGGCGCGGCTAACAAGACCAAAGTGGCCCAGATGCGGGAGAAGCGTTTTACCTTCGTGCTGGCGGTGGTGATGGGGGTGTTCGTGCTCTGCTGGTTCCCCTTTTTCTTCACCTACAGCCTCCATGCGATCTGCAGAAACAGCTGCACCATCCCTGACgcacttttcaaacttttcttttggaTTGGCTACTGCAACAGCTCGGTGAACCCCATTATTTACACTATTTTCAATAGAGACTTCAGAAAAGCCTTCAAGAAAATCATATGCAGAACTTCAAAGCGCTCATGA